A single window of Cololabis saira isolate AMF1-May2022 chromosome 24, fColSai1.1, whole genome shotgun sequence DNA harbors:
- the si:ch211-207l14.1 gene encoding histone H3.v1: MEPAREEEEEDLSEAEELVALREEEEDKEGEEEEEEEEEDEEGARIFNAWMLKYRAGEQQKKNEESEEDEERESRTGRPESRISIEPPVPAAPTRLARRASLPCPSTLSAMQLSRLHSSTQAAVSARVLLRRTSSRRLLPSPQEAAVPPLERRSSLIPTIPEAVPPERRALFRRRNVMSLSDAYSVCLICHNDLHQGSGGTRELECTHTFHKECIEEWLWRKQSCPTCHVQVSTPQPVDWSSSRVKVP, encoded by the exons ATGGAGCCAgccagagaggaggaggaggaggatctgtCGGAGGCCGAAGAGCTGGTTGCcctgagggaggaagaggaggataaggagggagaggaagaggaggaagaggaggaggaggacgaggaaggGGCCCGGATCTTCAACGCCTGGATGCTGAAGTACCGAGCCGGCgagcagcagaagaagaacgAGGAGAGCGAAGAGGACGAGGAACGGGAGTCGAGGACGGGGAGGCCGGAGAGCCGGATCAGCATCGAACCGCCGGTACCGGCGGCGCCCACGCGGTTGGCCCGCCGGGCCTCGCTGCCCTGCCCG TCCACCCTGTCGGCGATGCAGCTGTCCCGTCTCCACTCGTCCACGCAGGCTGCGGTGTCGGCGAGGGTTTTGCTGCGACGCACGTCGTCGCGGCGGCTCCTCCCGTCTCCGCAGGAGGCGGCGGTTCCTCCGCTGGAGCGGAGGTCATCCCTCATACCCACGATCCCCGAGGCCGTGCCGCCCGAGAGACGGGCGCTGTTCCGGAGACGCAACGTCATGTCGCTG agcGATGCCTACAGTGTGTGTCTGATCTGTCACAACGACCTCCATCAAGGATCTGGCGGAACCAGAGAGTTGGAGTGTACACACACTTTCCACAAGgag TGCATCGAGGAGTGGTTGTGGAGGAAGCAGTCGTGTCCTACCTGTCACGTTCAGGTGTCGACACCTCAGCCGGTCGACTGGAGCTCCAGCCGGGTCAAAGTTCCCTGA